A window of the Streptomyces luomodiensis genome harbors these coding sequences:
- a CDS encoding TetR/AcrR family transcriptional regulator — protein sequence METRGRALRADAERTVRTILEAAERVLAADPAATMEQIAAAAGVARTTVHRRFATREALVEALVIWATERFHQAVEAARPLTSPPLVALHQVTANVLQVKIGWSFAMSRTAPSDPEAARVHADVLAQCDQLFRRAQEAGLLSADTDLEWARRVYYALIHEAAEEGRELVDIGAVDQLAARVVDTLLHGVGTPV from the coding sequence ATGGAGACGAGGGGGCGCGCGCTGCGCGCCGATGCGGAGCGGACGGTGCGGACGATCCTGGAGGCGGCCGAACGCGTCCTGGCCGCCGACCCGGCGGCGACCATGGAACAGATCGCAGCGGCGGCCGGGGTGGCCCGTACCACCGTGCACCGGCGCTTCGCCACCCGCGAGGCACTGGTCGAGGCGCTGGTGATCTGGGCGACCGAGCGGTTCCACCAGGCCGTGGAGGCCGCCCGCCCGCTCACCTCCCCACCGCTGGTCGCCCTGCACCAGGTGACCGCCAACGTCCTGCAGGTGAAGATCGGCTGGAGCTTCGCGATGAGCCGGACCGCTCCCTCCGACCCCGAGGCGGCGCGCGTGCACGCCGACGTCCTGGCCCAGTGCGATCAGCTCTTCCGCCGCGCACAGGAGGCCGGCCTGCTGTCCGCGGACACCGACCTGGAGTGGGCCCGCCGGGTCTACTACGCCCTGATCCACGAGGCGGCCGAAGAAGGGCGGGAGCTCGTCGATATCGGCGCCGTCGACCAGCTGGCCGCACGTGTGGTGGACACCCTGCTGCACGGAGTCGGAACACCGGTATAG
- a CDS encoding SDR family oxidoreductase, translated as MDLQLKNTTAVVTGASRGIGLATVQTLIAEGVRVVAAARTITPELKETDALAIPVDLLTPDAPAQLIDRATTELGDLDLLVNNVGGGDSGEGQTGGFLSFTDQQWQQSLDLNFLAAVRTSRAALPSLLRRRGALVNISSNGARMPHAGPVPYTTAKAALTAFGKALAEEFGPQGVRVNTISPGAVRTAMWESPDGYGAELARSMGITQEQLLAQIPASMGMATGRLLEPSEVATAVAYLASPLAASMSGTDLLIDAGAVKTA; from the coding sequence ATGGATCTGCAGCTGAAGAACACCACCGCCGTGGTCACCGGCGCGAGCCGCGGCATCGGACTCGCCACCGTCCAAACGCTCATCGCCGAAGGCGTGCGCGTGGTGGCCGCCGCCCGCACCATCACCCCGGAGCTGAAGGAGACCGACGCCCTGGCCATACCGGTGGACCTGCTGACTCCCGACGCCCCCGCCCAGCTGATCGACCGCGCCACCACCGAGCTCGGCGACCTCGACCTGCTCGTCAACAACGTCGGCGGCGGCGACAGCGGAGAGGGCCAGACCGGCGGCTTCCTCTCCTTCACCGACCAGCAGTGGCAACAGTCCCTCGACCTGAACTTCCTGGCCGCCGTGCGGACCAGCCGGGCGGCGTTGCCCAGCCTGCTGCGCCGCCGCGGGGCGCTGGTCAACATCTCCTCCAACGGCGCCCGGATGCCGCATGCCGGGCCCGTCCCCTACACCACTGCCAAGGCCGCGCTGACCGCGTTCGGCAAGGCACTGGCAGAGGAGTTCGGACCGCAGGGCGTGCGCGTCAACACCATCTCGCCGGGCGCGGTGCGTACCGCGATGTGGGAGAGCCCGGATGGCTATGGCGCGGAGCTGGCCCGCTCCATGGGGATCACCCAGGAGCAGCTGCTGGCTCAGATCCCGGCCTCGATGGGCATGGCCACCGGCCGCCTGCTGGAACCGTCCGAGGTTGCCACGGCCGTCGCCTACCTCGCCTCACCGCTGGCGGCCAGCATGTCCGGCACGGACCTGCTGATTGACGCTGGAGCTGTCAAGACCGCCTGA